One part of the Treponema peruense genome encodes these proteins:
- a CDS encoding B12-binding domain-containing radical SAM protein, translated as MKTVLCVAALVETSPQAVPLGAACIVSALKSTSFFNDTLNFSLLDFSIEDFQKKGKTLSESARSVSEKIISENKDLFAVCFSIYVWNRTLLETVCALLKKNFPGLICIAGGPEVTANPASFTEFDYAVSGWGEKTVPLLLRSLYEKENILITDSLFTKIPGVYAPLKNDGNRNEDARLLGLNGHPATLLPLPRSAVLDLQEISSPWLDGTLNPQKYGGVLWELARGCPFKCSYCYESKGEQKIQYFPLERLEKELRLFSSYKVPQVFVLDPTYNASKKRALEMLSLIKTIAPDTFFYFEARAEFIDRELAAAFASVNCSLQFGLQSADASVLKNVNRSFDKKVFEKNIGFLNKSGAVFGFDLIYGLPGDTLQGFCASLDFALSLYPNNLELFCLSVLPGTDLYETAQSLGLTWMACPPYHVVESTSFSAKDLAAAKKLSEAEDIFYNSGRAVPWFLSVLKPLRQKPSTFLREFAQYLETHSVQTCCSSQKARELQLCFVRNKYASRNLNRLVSVAEDLIVLNGALGEATATGTESVVQLHYHPDDLMSGYAADLDFFAKNAGKFANRTKVFVSKNGPDWKILGH; from the coding sequence ATGAAGACAGTTCTTTGTGTTGCGGCTCTTGTGGAAACGTCCCCACAGGCAGTTCCTTTGGGAGCCGCATGCATAGTTTCTGCTTTAAAAAGCACTTCATTTTTTAATGACACTTTGAATTTTTCTCTTCTTGATTTTTCCATTGAAGATTTCCAGAAAAAAGGAAAAACTTTATCTGAGTCAGCCCGAAGTGTTTCAGAAAAAATTATTTCAGAAAACAAAGATTTGTTTGCCGTCTGCTTCAGCATTTATGTCTGGAACAGAACTTTGCTGGAGACGGTTTGCGCTCTGTTAAAAAAGAATTTTCCCGGCTTAATATGTATAGCAGGCGGACCCGAAGTTACTGCAAATCCCGCCTCTTTTACAGAATTTGATTATGCTGTTTCGGGGTGGGGCGAAAAAACGGTTCCACTTCTTTTGCGCTCTCTTTATGAAAAAGAAAATATTTTGATAACCGACTCTTTGTTTACAAAAATTCCCGGTGTATATGCTCCTTTAAAAAATGATGGCAACAGGAATGAAGATGCACGTCTGCTTGGTCTGAACGGACATCCTGCCACTCTGCTACCTTTGCCGCGTTCCGCTGTTCTGGATCTTCAGGAAATTTCTTCTCCCTGGCTCGACGGAACACTGAATCCGCAGAAATACGGCGGTGTGCTTTGGGAACTTGCACGCGGCTGTCCTTTCAAATGCTCCTACTGCTATGAAAGTAAGGGCGAACAGAAAATACAGTATTTTCCTTTAGAACGGCTTGAAAAAGAACTGAGGCTTTTCAGCAGTTATAAGGTTCCGCAGGTTTTTGTCCTTGATCCGACATACAATGCTTCAAAAAAACGTGCGCTTGAAATGCTGTCTCTTATAAAAACAATTGCGCCTGATACATTTTTCTATTTTGAGGCACGCGCAGAATTTATAGATAGGGAACTGGCAGCGGCTTTTGCGTCAGTAAACTGCAGTCTTCAGTTCGGGTTGCAGAGCGCAGATGCATCTGTTTTGAAAAATGTAAACAGGTCTTTTGACAAAAAGGTCTTTGAAAAAAATATCGGCTTCCTTAACAAAAGCGGTGCTGTATTCGGCTTTGATCTTATTTATGGACTTCCGGGGGACACTCTTCAGGGATTCTGTGCGAGCCTGGATTTTGCACTTTCATTGTACCCCAACAATCTTGAACTATTCTGCCTGAGTGTTCTTCCTGGAACAGATTTGTACGAAACGGCACAAAGTCTAGGACTTACATGGATGGCTTGTCCTCCTTACCATGTTGTGGAAAGTACTTCTTTTTCTGCAAAAGATCTTGCGGCTGCAAAAAAACTTTCTGAAGCTGAAGATATTTTCTATAACTCTGGCCGTGCGGTTCCATGGTTTCTTTCTGTGCTAAAACCGTTAAGGCAAAAGCCTTCTACTTTTTTAAGGGAATTTGCGCAGTATTTGGAAACACATTCTGTACAGACATGTTGTTCTTCTCAAAAAGCGCGGGAACTTCAGCTTTGTTTTGTAAGAAACAAATATGCTTCGCGCAATTTGAACAGACTTGTTTCGGTTGCAGAAGATTTGATTGTACTTAACGGTGCCCTCGGTGAAGCAACAGCGACAGGTACAGAATCTGTTGTTCAGCTTCATTATCATCCTGATGATCTTATGAGCGGTTATGCTGCAGATTTGGATTTTTTTGCGAAAAATGCCGGAAAGTTTGCAAACAGAACCAAAGTTTTTGTAAGTAAAAACGGTCCTGACTGGAAAATTCTGGGCCACTAG
- the fusA gene encoding elongation factor G yields the protein MLDKMRNIGIMAHIDAGKTTTTERILFYSGKIHKIGEIDDGAATMDFMKQEQERGITIGSAAITTQWKGYQINIIDTPGHVDFTAEVERSLRVLDGAVAVICAVGWVQPQTETVWKQADEFNVPRICFVNKMDRVGADFFGAMNDVHEKFGCETVALEIPLGQGQDFDGVVDLLRMKEIHWDAESEGEKFTVTDIKEENLAAAQEWHEKLIDTVASNDDELGELYLEGKEITVEQLVAAIRKATIARTLVPFLCGSSRHNQGVQPLIDAVIDYLPAPDEVPPAEGIHFKKDTEEKVLVKCDPNSPMPLGLVFKIQYDREAGILCYVRMYSGKISTGTQIYNATKKKRERVNRILRVNANRMDQIDSISAGDIAVFVGLKLAQTGDTLGSEGKPVLLETVKFPEPVISVAIEPETMSDRDKLQETLDILSREDPTFTHRDDEETGQLVISGMGELHLDVLVTRIRDDYKVQCRVGAPQVTYRESVTSSADYSESYSRVIAGKENTAGLTLHVEPRGTGEGNLYSCSVRDNNVPHEIFDSIEQCINNCFASGIKYGYPCTDIGITLTAINYDELTSTTFAFEAAAAEAFDKVCNLASPEMLEPVMEVDIESPTEFVGDAMSQITQRGGIISSMEEKSGGNIIHAQAPMAKMFGFSTNLRSVTQGRASFGMTFSHFQKKS from the coding sequence ATGTTAGATAAAATGCGAAACATCGGCATTATGGCGCATATCGATGCCGGAAAAACAACTACTACAGAAAGAATCCTTTTCTACAGCGGAAAAATTCACAAGATAGGTGAGATAGATGACGGCGCTGCAACAATGGATTTTATGAAGCAGGAGCAGGAACGCGGAATCACAATCGGTTCTGCAGCCATCACAACCCAGTGGAAAGGATATCAGATTAACATAATTGATACTCCGGGGCATGTCGATTTTACAGCCGAAGTAGAACGCTCCCTTCGTGTTCTTGACGGAGCCGTGGCCGTAATTTGTGCTGTCGGCTGGGTTCAACCCCAGACAGAAACTGTATGGAAGCAGGCCGACGAATTCAATGTTCCAAGAATCTGCTTTGTCAACAAAATGGACAGAGTTGGTGCTGACTTTTTTGGCGCAATGAATGATGTTCACGAAAAGTTCGGCTGTGAGACTGTGGCCCTCGAAATTCCTCTTGGTCAGGGACAGGATTTTGACGGCGTAGTGGATCTTCTGAGAATGAAAGAAATTCACTGGGACGCAGAGTCAGAAGGCGAAAAATTTACAGTAACTGACATAAAAGAAGAAAATCTGGCAGCAGCTCAGGAATGGCATGAAAAACTTATAGATACAGTTGCTTCAAATGATGATGAGCTTGGTGAACTGTACCTTGAAGGAAAGGAAATTACCGTTGAACAGCTGGTTGCAGCCATAAGAAAGGCAACTATAGCACGAACACTTGTTCCATTCCTTTGCGGTTCAAGCCGCCACAACCAGGGTGTCCAGCCGCTAATCGATGCAGTAATCGACTATCTTCCGGCTCCTGACGAAGTTCCTCCTGCAGAAGGAATTCATTTTAAGAAAGATACAGAAGAAAAAGTTCTTGTTAAATGCGATCCCAATTCTCCAATGCCGCTGGGGCTTGTATTCAAGATTCAGTATGACCGTGAAGCAGGAATTCTCTGTTATGTAAGAATGTATTCCGGTAAAATTTCTACAGGAACACAGATATACAATGCAACAAAAAAGAAGCGCGAGCGGGTAAACAGAATTCTTCGCGTCAATGCCAACAGAATGGATCAGATAGACAGCATCAGTGCCGGTGATATAGCGGTTTTTGTAGGACTAAAGCTGGCCCAGACCGGTGACACTTTGGGAAGCGAAGGAAAACCTGTTCTTCTTGAAACAGTAAAATTCCCGGAACCTGTTATTTCTGTTGCAATCGAGCCCGAAACTATGAGTGACCGCGATAAGCTTCAGGAAACACTTGATATTCTGAGCAGGGAAGACCCGACCTTTACACACCGCGACGATGAAGAAACAGGACAGCTTGTTATAAGCGGAATGGGCGAACTTCACCTTGACGTTCTTGTAACAAGAATCCGCGATGACTATAAGGTTCAGTGCCGTGTAGGTGCTCCTCAGGTTACTTACAGGGAATCTGTTACTTCTTCTGCAGACTATTCTGAAAGCTACAGCCGCGTTATTGCAGGAAAGGAAAATACCGCAGGTCTTACTCTTCATGTTGAACCTCGCGGAACAGGCGAAGGTAACCTGTATTCCTGCAGTGTGCGCGACAATAATGTTCCGCATGAGATTTTTGATTCAATAGAGCAGTGCATCAACAACTGTTTTGCTTCAGGAATCAAATATGGCTATCCTTGTACAGACATCGGCATTACGCTTACCGCTATTAATTATGACGAACTTACTTCTACAACCTTCGCTTTTGAAGCCGCCGCCGCCGAAGCTTTTGACAAAGTGTGCAACCTGGCTTCTCCAGAAATGCTGGAACCTGTTATGGAAGTTGACATTGAAAGTCCTACAGAATTTGTCGGTGATGCAATGAGCCAGATTACACAGCGCGGCGGAATAATCAGCAGCATGGAAGAAAAATCCGGCGGAAATATAATTCATGCACAGGCCCCGATGGCAAAGATGTTTGGTTTTTCTACAAACCTTCGTTCTGTAACCCAGGGACGCGCAAGTTTTGGAATGACATTCAGCCACTTCCAGAAAAAAAGCTGA
- a CDS encoding SH3 domain-containing protein produces the protein MKKTILVLLAALFAGFYVHSESMLIPQTVVGTDKYGFGVMIGSYDGNRGGGIYDLFVSSNSSIVYSTNGNFWMGHAKSTDELVIDKNLQTFPIEYEPPEEGAWNYNTFSIRKISPFRFIADGPTPAIYTFTDIDPDSLTEIIHDGLCFYAASREELDAAYEIYNKVPDDQKEAYLNELYHNNDKIPDILAKYIYSCDNKLFTARRGRFGIELSYTDLDDLQKGKYSHEETLEFLDKNAERFGFKRGELNEKGYLRNYPVIGNVELHENEIRLTNINYNSFGFTDSAAQKVFENRYKVYATYPVNYDKMDSKGLFYFVKDKWTYRDWEKINEIQRIYTGEKRIGPRDPEFPELEKKLLELEKGYGLIIIVNPWDKTIISKEFTDLWRYSFAHEYHYRDDMNAVHANFPFAVAENGDIYVTDYDLDNYYIKKVKNVWWDELGMTDRKIVVIEDMHIPVRKEMDKSSQPIAWLYENDFVEVLETNAKDKLCRIRTIDGKEGWCEKQYIPEPRKIKQPKPRSDLKKGISTEFFK, from the coding sequence ATGAAAAAAACTATTCTTGTTTTACTGGCTGCATTATTTGCAGGTTTTTACGTACATTCAGAATCCATGCTCATTCCACAAACTGTTGTAGGAACTGATAAATATGGTTTTGGAGTCATGATAGGTTCTTATGATGGTAATCGTGGTGGCGGTATTTATGATTTGTTTGTGTCTTCAAATTCTTCTATAGTTTACAGTACGAACGGAAACTTTTGGATGGGGCATGCAAAAAGTACGGATGAACTTGTAATAGACAAGAATTTGCAGACTTTTCCAATCGAATACGAACCTCCCGAAGAAGGAGCCTGGAATTATAATACTTTTTCAATAAGGAAAATAAGTCCGTTCAGATTTATTGCTGACGGTCCTACCCCAGCTATTTATACATTTACAGATATTGATCCTGATTCTTTGACAGAGATTATTCACGACGGTTTATGTTTTTATGCTGCTTCAAGAGAGGAACTAGATGCTGCTTACGAGATTTATAATAAAGTTCCTGATGATCAGAAAGAAGCATATCTGAATGAACTTTATCATAATAATGATAAAATTCCAGACATCCTTGCTAAGTATATCTATTCCTGTGACAATAAACTTTTTACAGCCAGACGGGGGCGTTTTGGAATTGAGCTTTCATATACGGATCTTGATGATCTGCAAAAAGGAAAATATTCGCATGAAGAAACACTGGAATTCCTTGATAAAAACGCCGAACGGTTTGGGTTTAAAAGAGGTGAACTTAATGAAAAAGGGTATTTAAGGAATTACCCTGTAATTGGAAATGTAGAATTACATGAAAATGAGATTAGATTGACCAATATTAATTATAACTCGTTTGGTTTTACTGACTCCGCGGCACAGAAAGTTTTTGAAAATAGATATAAAGTATATGCTACTTATCCGGTGAATTATGATAAAATGGACTCAAAGGGTCTTTTTTATTTTGTAAAAGATAAATGGACCTATCGCGACTGGGAAAAGATTAATGAAATCCAAAGAATTTATACTGGTGAAAAACGCATTGGTCCAAGAGATCCTGAATTCCCTGAACTAGAAAAAAAGCTTTTGGAATTAGAAAAAGGGTATGGACTGATTATCATCGTAAACCCGTGGGATAAAACCATAATATCAAAAGAATTTACTGATCTTTGGAGATATTCTTTCGCCCATGAATATCATTATCGTGATGACATGAATGCAGTGCATGCAAATTTCCCGTTTGCTGTGGCAGAAAACGGTGACATTTATGTTACGGACTATGACCTGGATAACTATTATATAAAGAAAGTAAAAAATGTCTGGTGGGATGAACTGGGAATGACAGACAGAAAAATTGTAGTCATAGAAGACATGCATATTCCCGTAAGAAAAGAAATGGACAAATCCAGCCAGCCGATTGCCTGGCTTTATGAAAACGACTTTGTTGAAGTCCTTGAAACAAATGCAAAAGATAAACTCTGCAGAATACGCACAATAGACGGAAAAGAAGGCTGGTGTGAAAAGCAGTATATTCCTGAGCCAAGAAAAATTAAACAGCCAAAACCGCGTTCAGATTTGAAAAAAGGCATTTCCACAGAATTCTTCAAATAA
- a CDS encoding LysR family transcriptional regulator: MELTQIKYFLEVAQSEHVTRSAEKLHIAQPALSQSIHRLEEELKVPLFIPKGRGIMLSRYGSYLYKKLDPIMKEMESLSEEMRSMAKLEDSTIHLNVLAASTLVADAVIEYQRIDDSVHVQFKQNDQTDLYDICVTTSLFYQQPEVQNDRMYVCTEKIYLAVPNIPRFRGRKSISLRDVSDEDFISLLGSRQLRQICDKYCNSAGIKPNIVFESDSPAAVRNMIAANMGIGFWPDFSWGTLESDKVLLLEIDDPVCSRDILITYKKNKLENARTEAFYHFLTRYFALAAGHGI, translated from the coding sequence ATGGAACTTACACAAATCAAATATTTTCTTGAAGTAGCACAGTCAGAACATGTTACGAGAAGTGCCGAAAAGCTTCATATCGCACAGCCGGCCTTAAGCCAGTCAATTCACCGTCTTGAAGAAGAACTCAAAGTTCCGCTTTTTATTCCGAAGGGAAGGGGAATAATGCTTTCTCGCTACGGGAGCTATCTTTACAAAAAGCTTGATCCTATAATGAAAGAAATGGAAAGCCTTTCTGAAGAGATGAGAAGTATGGCAAAACTGGAAGATTCCACGATTCACCTCAATGTACTTGCCGCCTCTACCCTTGTTGCCGATGCAGTTATTGAATACCAGCGTATTGATGATTCGGTGCATGTACAGTTCAAGCAGAATGACCAGACCGATTTGTATGATATTTGTGTTACGACCAGTCTTTTTTACCAACAGCCCGAGGTTCAGAATGACAGAATGTATGTGTGTACCGAAAAAATTTATCTTGCTGTACCGAATATTCCCCGGTTCCGCGGAAGAAAGTCAATTTCGCTCCGTGATGTAAGCGACGAGGACTTTATTTCACTTTTAGGGTCGCGCCAGTTAAGGCAGATCTGCGACAAATACTGCAACAGTGCCGGAATAAAGCCGAATATAGTTTTTGAAAGTGACAGCCCGGCGGCCGTAAGAAATATGATTGCAGCAAATATGGGCATCGGTTTCTGGCCTGACTTTTCGTGGGGAACGCTTGAGTCAGACAAAGTTCTTCTTCTTGAAATTGACGATCCTGTATGCAGCAGAGACATTCTTATTACATACAAAAAGAATAAACTCGAAAATGCGCGTACCGAAGCTTTTTACCATTTTCTTACAAGATATTTTGCCCTTGCCGCGGGACACGGAATTTAA
- a CDS encoding SGNH/GDSL hydrolase family protein, translating into MSKIDDKIEEFKVVNGMARKNEVVCFGSSFFSKMDFLEMACDSGMTKPVYNRSIEGLSISDAEKVLSETVYPLEPSKIFVNIGDADVNGSKFNEDDFIAKYEWMLLSIHRNCRNCRIFVVSAISDKECAKSLNKRLEQLAKSTGCTYIDICSEGVKHAYTKVFNQLKPFIRNFPINFADAMQYQAG; encoded by the coding sequence ATGTCAAAAATCGATGATAAAATTGAAGAATTCAAGGTTGTTAACGGAATGGCCAGAAAAAATGAAGTTGTTTGCTTTGGCTCAAGTTTTTTCTCAAAAATGGATTTTCTTGAAATGGCCTGTGACAGCGGAATGACAAAGCCCGTATACAACAGAAGCATCGAAGGACTTTCAATAAGCGATGCCGAAAAAGTTCTGTCAGAAACAGTATACCCTCTTGAACCGTCAAAAATTTTCGTAAACATTGGCGACGCAGATGTTAACGGATCCAAATTCAACGAAGATGACTTCATTGCAAAATATGAATGGATGCTTTTGAGCATTCACAGAAACTGCAGAAACTGTCGCATATTCGTAGTATCTGCAATTTCAGACAAAGAATGCGCAAAATCCCTCAACAAAAGGCTTGAACAGCTTGCAAAGTCAACAGGCTGCACTTATATAGACATATGTTCCGAAGGAGTAAAGCACGCTTACACAAAAGTATTCAACCAGCTTAAACCGTTTATAAGGAATTTTCCCATAAACTTTGCTGATGCCATGCAGTATCAGGCCGGCTGA